One Procambarus clarkii isolate CNS0578487 chromosome 15, FALCON_Pclarkii_2.0, whole genome shotgun sequence DNA segment encodes these proteins:
- the LOC138365048 gene encoding uncharacterized protein — protein sequence MDGTERSMAGTDRSMAGTDRSMTGTERSMAGTERSMAGTERSITGTERSLAGTERSLAGTERSMAGTDRSMTGTERSQAGTERSLAGTERSMAGTERSLAGTERSMAGTERSMAGTERSLIGTERSLAGTE from the coding sequence atggatggcactgagagaagcatggctggcactgacagaagcatggctggcactgacAGAAGCATGACTGGGactgagagaagcatggctggcactgagagaagcatggctggcactgagagaagcatcactggcactgagagaagtctggctggcactgagagaagcctggctggcacagagagaagcatggctggcactgacAGAAGCATgactggcactgagagaagccaggctggcactgagagaagcctggctggcacagagagaagcatggctggcactgagagaagcctggctggcactgagagaagcatggctggcactgagagaagcatggctggcactgagagaagcctCATTGGCacagagagaagcctggctggcactgagtga
- the LOC138365049 gene encoding autotransporter adhesin BpaC-like: MAGNERSMAGTVRSMAGTERSMAGTERSMAGTERNMAGTDRSIAGTDRSMTGTERSMAGTERSMAGTERSLAGTERSLAGTERYMAGTERSLAGTKRSMAGNERRMAGTVRSMAGTERSMAATERSMAGTERSMAGTNRSIAGTDRSMAGTERSLAGTERSMAGTERSMTGNDRSMTGTERNMTGTRSMAGTERSMAGTERSIAGTERSIAGTDRSMAGTDRSMTGTERSMAGTERSMAGTERSMAGTERSLAGTERSLAGTERSMAGTDRSMTGTERSQAGTERSLAGTERSMAGTERSLAGTERSLTGTERNLAGTERSMAGTERSLAGTERSMAGTERSLAGTERSMAGTERSMAGTDRSMTGTDRSMTSTERSMAGTERSMAGTERSMAGTERSLAGTERSLAGTERSMAGTERCMAGIERSLAGTVRSMAGTDRSMAGTERSMAGTERNMAGTDRSIAGTDRSMIGTERSMAGTERSMAGTERSLAEAWLALREAWLALREAWLALREA, from the exons atggctggcaatgagagaagcatggctggcactgtgagaagcatggctggcactgagagaagcatggctggcactgagagaagcatggctggcactgagagaaacATGGCTGGCACTGACAGAAGCATAGCTGGCACTGACAGAAGCATgactggcactgagagaagcatggctggcactgagagaagcatggctggcactgagagaagcctggctggcactgagagaagcctggctggcactgagagataCATGGCGggcactgagagaagcctggctggcacTAAGAGAAGCATGGCTGGCAATGAGAGAAGAATGGCTGGCACTGTgagaagcatggctggcactgagagaagcatggctgccactgagagaagcatggctggcactgagagaagcatggctggcactAACAGAAGCATAGCTGGCACTGACagaagcatggctggcactgagagaagcctggctggcactgagagaagcatggctggcactgagagaagcatgaCTGGCAATGACAGAAGCATGACTGGCACTGAGAGAAACATGACTGGCACT agaagcatggctggcactgagagaagcatggctggcactgagagaagcatagctggcactgagagaagcattGCTGGCACTGACagaagcatggctggcactgacAGAAGCATgactggcactgagagaagcatggctggcactgagagaagcatggctggcactgagagaagcatggctggcactgagagaagtctggctggcactgagagaagcctggctggcacagagagaagcatggctggcactgacAGAAGCATgactggcactgagagaagccaggctggcactgagagaagcctggctggcacAGAGCgaagcatggctggcactgagagaagcctggctggcactgagagaagcctCACTGGCACAGAGAGAAAcctggctggcactgagagaagcatggctggcactgagagaagcctggctggcactgagagaagcatggctggcactgagagaagcctggctggcactgagagaagcatggctggcactgagagaagcatggctggcactgacAGAAGCATGACTGGCACTGACAGAAGCATGACTAgcactgagagaagcatggctggcactgagagaagcatggctggcactgagagaagcatggctggcactgagagaagtctggctggcactgagagaagcctggctggcacagagagaagcatggctggcactgagagatgCATGGCTGGcattgagagaagcctggctggcactgtgagaagcatggctggcactgacagaagcatggctggcactgagagaagcatggctggcactgagagaaacATGGCTGGCACTGACAGAAGCATAGCTGGCACTGACAGAAGCATGAttggcactgagagaagcatggctggcactgagagaagcatggctggcactgagagaagcctggctg aagcatggctggcactgagagaagcctggctggcactgagagaagcatggctggcactgagagaagcatga